One window of the Candidatus Zixiibacteriota bacterium genome contains the following:
- a CDS encoding hypothetical protein (Evidence 5 : Unknown function) has product MAKFILGASERIQKDDSIPVELLPSNKILYAAKLNNDQDADVMPVKCTNMKEVFEKFRPAFAAELESPEGQQVNANFEVTSMKDFTPKELIEKNDHLSSVYYGKEMLDDLEKQLKKNNALKKTVEDKEKKEALLKVMRYYIDLLSE; this is encoded by the coding sequence ATGGCAAAATTTATTCTTGGTGCTTCTGAGAGAATCCAGAAGGATGATTCTATCCCGGTCGAACTTCTGCCGTCCAATAAGATCCTCTATGCGGCAAAACTCAATAATGACCAGGATGCCGACGTAATGCCGGTCAAATGCACCAACATGAAAGAAGTCTTCGAGAAGTTCCGGCCCGCATTTGCCGCGGAACTGGAATCGCCCGAGGGACAGCAGGTCAACGCCAATTTCGAAGTCACGTCCATGAAGGACTTCACCCCCAAGGAACTGATCGAGAAAAACGATCATCTCTCGTCGGTTTATTACGGCAAAGAAATGCTCGATGACCTGGAGAAGCAGTTAAAGAAAAACAACGCCCTTAAAAAGACGGTTGAGGACAAGGAAAAGAAAGAGGCTCTTCTTAAGGTGATGCGTTACTATATCGACCTTTTGAGCGAATAG